In Salminus brasiliensis unplaced genomic scaffold, fSalBra1.hap2 scaffold_169, whole genome shotgun sequence, the sequence TTGTCATCACTTAACCTCCTCAGGAGTGTTTTGTGAGTTTATTTGTGGTGGAGGAGAGAAATGATTGTTTCCAGCGTTCAGGATTTGATTAGTCTGTTAACGGGCTGAAGTGTCGCTTACTAAAACAGCCtttctgattaaaaaaataaagcagcCGGCTCTTCCTGCACGCGTCTGATTGGAAATGCAGAACTGATGCGTTTTTATTAAGAGAAACAGCTTCAGCAGGTTGATTAATGATGTGGTCGCTCGGGTCGGAGGCTGGAAGAAAAGCCTTTTAACTGCTCTACTTCACTCTCAAAACAGCTGCGTTAAAAACACCCCCAACACGTACCTCGGGGCACTCTGCGTGGCCAAAAGTATCTAGACACCCCTTTCTACTGAGTCAGTTCAGCTGTATAtcctccatagaaaagcactgaccaatagaatgggacgctctggagcaggaTGATTATGTGACCCTAAGGTcatcatgtctaatgccaggtgtgggctaaaggggtataaagccccccagcattgaggagctgtggaagaactgtgttctctggaatgatggtggtggagctccatccagtacttttgggatgagttggagagtcagatctaatcatccaacatctgagtagagtagaggctgttactgcagcagacTGGCTGCTCGCACCCTTATCATCCTGCAGATGAGGGTATTATGGTGTGTGTAATGTTCAGCAGCATCCATTCATCAGTTCTTTAATAGAATCTCAGCAGTAGAATATTTATAAACGGAGTCtgactctctcgctcgctctctctctctctacaggaaGCAGTAATCAGTGCTTGGATTCAGTACAGTGACGGCTCCGTGACCCCGCTGGACGTCTACGACCCAAAAGACTTCACGCTGACTGCCACTTCCCTGGACGAGCGAGTGGTCTCCACCTATCAAGACCACCCCCAgcagtggtcagtggtggtggcCGAAGGCGAAGGCCAGGGGCCACTGGTGCGTGTGGAGATGGTCATTTCAGAGACCTGCCAGAAGTCcaagaggaagagtgtgctgGCAATGGGTGTGGGCAGCGTCCAGGTCAAGTTCGGCCAGAACGACGTGGGCCAGAAGACTCGGGCGATGGAAGAGGGGGGTGGGGATGGAGGGACTGACAACAGCACCAGCGAGCAGAGGCAGAAGGTGGTGGAGCAGGATAAAAACAACAGCCCTGACGGCTGGAAGCACacggagagagaggagggagcgCTGCGGAAGGTCACCACCACTACAAAGTCCAGCATAACCAGCCGTAACCAGGGCAGGAAACAGGCGGGGGGGCAAAACAGCCCTGGAGACTACAGCATCCCAGCACaggtaacaacaacaacaacattattAATGTCAGTACCTCTAAACTGTCCCATTCTGAGGggctcctcactgctgcaggctgggaaAAACGTCTGTTAATGGCACCTAGAGGACGCCAGAGGGCGCTCTGCcagaacacagtggtaaaaacaaaggatccattaaaatatgcctggatcagaaAGACAGGCATGTCTGGGTGGAGCTTAATTAACAGCTGTGATAATCATTTGTTGTTTTCGAACAGGTGGAGCTGCCAGGCGGGACTGGAAGTGACCTTACCCATAATCCTCGGCGCCTTTCTGACCTGGAGATCGGGATGTACGCGCTGTTGGGGGTCTTCTGCCTGGCCATCCTGGTCTTCCTCATCAACTGCGTCAGCTTCGCCTTCCGCTACCGCCACAAGCAGCTTCCCGTGCTGGAGCAGGGAAACATGAACCACGCCCACGACTGGGTGTGGCTCGGCAATGATCTCGGCACTGACCTGATGGATCGCCACGGCGACCGCGGCGGTGTGCTGGGGCCCGGCGATGAGTGCACCACGGCGATTGACCGGAACGAGGGATGCGAGGAGAGCAAGTACCTGCTGAATGGGGGTGGGGCTCAGAAAGGTAGCTCCACCCACTCGCAGGTTTTGCCCCGAACCATGCCCGATCCGAACGGGGGCAAAACTGAGCCGCTCAACAACTCGCCCAGCGTCTCCAAGCGCAAGAGGGTCAAGTTCACCTCGTTTGCC encodes:
- the LOC140548897 gene encoding transmembrane protein 132D-like; translated protein: MRGRVSLYVNFTYLYLSSQLELTVWVPRLPLQIDVSDVELSQIKGWRVPITTNKRPTRDSEDDDDDERKGKGCTLQYQYALVRVLTHFVAEPADPGGDLIHMLGSDWSADITELVLEFLKVEDPRIARLIDGRVLMGRDLGITTIQVISPLSDSILAERTITVLDDKVTITDLGVQLVGSLSLSLQASATHTKALYISATAQDLLHTPKQEAVISAWIQYSDGSVTPLDVYDPKDFTLTATSLDERVVSTYQDHPQQWSVVVAEGEGQGPLVRVEMVISETCQKSKRKSVLAMGVGSVQVKFGQNDVGQKTRAMEEGGGDGGTDNSTSEQRQKVVEQDKNNSPDGWKHTEREEGALRKVTTTTKSSITSRNQGRKQAGGQNSPGDYSIPAQVELPGGTGSDLTHNPRRLSDLEIGMYALLGVFCLAILVFLINCVSFAFRYRHKQLPVLEQGNMNHAHDWVWLGNDLGTDLMDRHGDRGGVLGPGDECTTAIDRNEGCEESKYLLNGGGAQKGSSTHSQVLPRTMPDPNGGKTEPLNNSPSVSKRKRVKFTSFATVLPDEGGPYTNSVLIGNEDDIKWVCQDMDLGQSAELRTYMERLQDNL